The Flavivirga eckloniae genomic interval GAACTGTTAACTCCTTGTTTTACAAATGGAGTATTAGTAAAAGAAGAAACCTCAAAAAAAAGAAATAATGAATTACCTGTGATATTGATCGTTGAGGATAATGAAGACTTGAGAATGCTACTTAAGGAAACCTTTGAAAAGGCGTATAAGGTTATCGTTGCAAAAAACGGGCGGCTAGGTATAGATCTTGCGTTAAATCATATCCCGGACCTAATTATTTCTGATATCATGATGCCTGTAAAAGATGGGGTTGAGTTAACGAGAGAGTTAAAAAATGATGAGTGTACCTGCCATATCCCTATCATCTTGCTTACTGCCAAAGTTGGAGAAGATAATGAGCTCGTAGGTATCGTAAACGGAGCCGATGATTATATCGTAAAACCTTTTAATATGAAGGTCCTGATAAGTAAGGTCAAGAATATAATTAAGCTTAGGCAAAAATTGCAAGATCGATATCGGCGGGAATCTGAAATTAATCCCAAAATGATAGCTACCAATTCTATAGACGAAAAATTTTGGGGCAGGGTCAATGACATATTACTTATAAAATTGATGGATTCTTCTTTTACTGCAGATGAATTTAGTAAGAGTATGGGCATGGCTAGAATGACACTACACAGAAAATTAAGAAGCCTTACCGGTTTATCGACTACAGAATTCGTAAATGTTGAACGGCTAAAAAAAGCAGCGCAATGTCTTAGATCTTCCGACCTTACCGTTTCAGAGATCGCTACAGATGTAGGTTTTGATACCATTTCTTATTTCAATAAGTGTTTTAAAGATATCTATCGCTGTACTCCTACAGAGTATAGAAGACGATAATTTCTTCCCGTTAATATCTTAAAACAGGACTTTCCGAAACTCTTATAACAATGTTATGTTACATATCTGTTAGTTTTTGTTACATATAAAAAAGTGAATAAAAACTCATGGTATTACTTTAGAATTTTCAAATCATAAATCATTAAAATATTCTAAAAAAACCTACTATTATGAAATCTACAACTTACATCGTGTCGAGCTTACTAATCATAGTGTCTAATATGCTTTTTGCTCAAAGTAATACTTTATATGGTACCCGGGCAGGTGCCTCACTTACCACTGGGAGTCATAATGTATTTATTGGAAATCATACCGGTCATGAGAATACAACGGGTAGTTCTAATACATTTAATGGCGGTCTTGCTGGTTATAATAATATAACGGGTAACTATAATTCCTTTAATGGTTCTTTTGCTGGTTATAAAAATACAACTGGTGGTTTTAATACCTTTAATGGTTCTTCGGCTGGTTATGATAATACGACTGGGGACAGCAATACCTTTTGTGGCAGTTTTACCGGTTATAACAATACAACGGGTAACTATAATACCTTTAATGGTTCTTCTGCTGGTTATAATAATACAACGGGACATTCTAATCTCTTTAATGGTCATGCTGCTGGTCATCAGAATACAACCGGACATTCTAATACCTTTAACGGTAGGTATGCCGGGTATTCTAATACAAAGGGTTTTCATAATACTTATAGCGGTCATAATGCTGGTAATACGAGTAGAACTGGAAACTTTAATACATTTATAGGTAGTTATGCAGGTAATAAAAATGGAAGCGGGAGTTCTAATACATTTGTTGGTGTTAGTGCTGGCGATTCCGATGCTGGATCAGGGAATACTTATTTAGGTAGAGCATCGGGTAGTGAAAACATAGGAGACAATAATGTGTTTATTGGTAACGATGCCGGGATAAATGTAACTAATGTCGATAATAAATTATACATCCAGCATGGAGGAATTAACAGAACTCCTTTAATTCTTGGGGATTTTGCAACAGGAAACATAGCATTGGGGACCCCATATATGTATAACCAATATCGACTTTATATAGATGGCGATGCTTATACTACCGGGTTATGGTTAAGATCTGATAAAAAGTTTAAAAAAGACATTACTACGATACCTAATGCATTAAAGGCTATCAATGCGCTTGAAGGTGTCACCTATCAATTTAAACAAACTGATAAGATAAAAAAATCAGGGATTCAATTACCGGTAAAACAACAATACGGTTTAATTGCACAAGAATTAGAAAAGGTCTTTCCGGATTTGGTAAAAGAAAGTCAAGACGGTTATAAAGCAGTAAACTATCAAGGACTAATTCCGGTATTGATAGAAGCAATTAAAGAGATCAATCAAGAGAAAAGTGAATTAAAAGAAGAAATTAGAAATATAAAGAAAGCTATTGAAGAAAATGATATATCACATAAACCCACAAATACAGATATTAATGAGAATACTGCACAGTTATACCAAAACATACCCAATCCTGCTATTTCAGAAACGATTATTAAATATACGACATCACCAAATACAAGGTCCACTTCAATTTTCATTTTTGATCTTAATGGAAGACAGGTAAAGGTATTTCAGAATCTTAAATCAGGAAATGGAGAACTAATGATTTCAAAAAATAAAATACCAAAAGGGCTATATCATTATAGCCTTGTATTAGATGGAAAGATCATCGATACAAAAAAAATGATAATTCAATAATTGCGTATATGATGTAAAATGAAGAGTATTACCTAACAAATTGGTAATGCTCTTTGTGTTTTTACGAATTAAAGAAGTAGATGAAACCTTCATAATTGGGACATTTACTCTGTGAATTTTTGAATCATCCTTAAATTGAATTTCTACGGTGCCTTCAGCAATAAGAGGATATACATAAATGTGATGGTTTTTTAGAATCACCTCATAATTTCTTTTCTTCAATACCTTAAACAGGACTTCTTGAAACTCTTATAACAATGATACATAACATATCTGTTAGTTTTTGTTACATATAAAAAAGTTAATAAAAACTCATGGCATTACTTTGGAATTTTCAAACTATAAATCATTAAAATATTCTAAAAACCTACTATTACGAAATCTACAACTTACATCGTGTCGAGTTTATTACTCATAGTGTCTAAATATGCTTTTTGCTCAAAGTAATACTTTATATGGTTTTCGGGCAGGTGCCTCACTTACCATGGGGAAATCATAATATATTTATTAGAAGTTCTGCTGATTAAGCGACTACGTTCGCTTGGGGTAATACATTTAATGGAACTTCTATTCTAATACACGGGATTAGGATATACTTGTGCTATGTTTCTAAACTTTAGAAGTCAAAGACTTGATAAATACATAACCAAAACCTAAAAACAACATAAGGTGAAAAGGGAAAAGTCCGAAATCGCCACCCTGATCCCCTACAACAAAGGCGCTGTACATTCCAAAACCGAAGTAGGCCATAAGCAAGCCTTCAAAAATAACATGTACCGATACTGTTTTTTTAATGTATTTGTTGTTTTTCCAACTGTCTTTTAATGTGTTAATATTAAATTTTGGGGTACGTATAAATTCACTCTTTTTGCCTAAATGACCTTCTAGAACAGCTATAGAATTGTGTAAAGAAAAGCCCATGGCTATTGAGAAAAATACAAAAAACATACCTATGTATCGTATAAAGTTTTTAATGCCACTACCATAAATTCTTTTGTACATGATCCAGTAGCAAACAAAAAAGATAACTGTACTCATTACAAAGAAACTCATTACATAGAAGTAAGGTTTTAGGTGAGCGTATTCGTTCTTTATATATAACATAGGAATACTAAGTACTGCTACTATTAAGATGTTTAAAAACATGGTGCTGTTAAGCAAATGCAAGAGACCATGCACTTTAGTTTTAGCAGATATTTTTTCGTTCTTTAAAACTTTCCACATCATTTTTCTAAAGTTTTCAGCACCACCTTTGTTCCATCTAAATTGTTGTGAACGCGCAGCGCTTATAACAACAGGAAGCTCGGCAGGTGTTTCAACATTCTCAAGGTATTTAAATTTCCAGTTTTTTAATTGGGCACGGTAGCTTAAATCGAGGTCTTCGGTTAGTGTATCGCCTTCCCAATTACCAGCATCTATAATGCACTCTTTGCGCCATACACCAGCAGTACCATTAAAATTAATAAAATGCCCTTTACTGTTTCTTCCAACCTGCTCCAGTGTAAAATGTGCATCTAAAGCAAAGGCCTGAATTCTTGTAAGGATGGAATAGTTACGGTTAATATGCCCCCAACGAGTTTGCACAACGCCTATGTTATCATCTTTAAAATATGGCACAGTACGTTTTAACCAATCTTTTTTAGGCAGGAAATCGGAATCGAAAATAGCTATAAATTCACCTTTTGCAACTTCCAACCCTTCTTTAAGGGCTCCTGCTTTAAAACCACTACGATCGGTTCTAGTAATTTGTTTAATATCTAATCCAGCCGCTTTTAAACCTTCTATTTGTTTATGGGTGGTTTCAACAGTTTCATCGGTAGAATCATCTAAAACCTGTATCTCTAATTTGTCTTTAGGATAGTCAATTTCTGCAATATTATTCAGTAACCGCTCCATAACATACATCTCATTATAAACAGGTAGTTGTATCGTTACATATGGAATTTCATCTGGATTGGTAAGATCGAATTTGGAGCAATCATCACACTTTTTTTGAGCACTTATATAATTAAAAAGTAGGTTTAATTGTGCCAGTGCATATAAAAATATAAGCAAAAGTGCTATGGTGTATATTACTATAATAATGGTTTGAGGAATCATTTTTTAATACTGTATTTAAAAATCCAACCTAAAATTTTTATGCCTGCAAATATAGCACCTTTTACCGTACCTGAAACTTTTGATACACCTATTCTGTTTCTGTAATTAACTGGTATTTCGGTGTATGAAAATTTTTGCTTCAATGCCTTT includes:
- a CDS encoding tail fiber domain-containing protein, translating into MKSTTYIVSSLLIIVSNMLFAQSNTLYGTRAGASLTTGSHNVFIGNHTGHENTTGSSNTFNGGLAGYNNITGNYNSFNGSFAGYKNTTGGFNTFNGSSAGYDNTTGDSNTFCGSFTGYNNTTGNYNTFNGSSAGYNNTTGHSNLFNGHAAGHQNTTGHSNTFNGRYAGYSNTKGFHNTYSGHNAGNTSRTGNFNTFIGSYAGNKNGSGSSNTFVGVSAGDSDAGSGNTYLGRASGSENIGDNNVFIGNDAGINVTNVDNKLYIQHGGINRTPLILGDFATGNIALGTPYMYNQYRLYIDGDAYTTGLWLRSDKKFKKDITTIPNALKAINALEGVTYQFKQTDKIKKSGIQLPVKQQYGLIAQELEKVFPDLVKESQDGYKAVNYQGLIPVLIEAIKEINQEKSELKEEIRNIKKAIEENDISHKPTNTDINENTAQLYQNIPNPAISETIIKYTTSPNTRSTSIFIFDLNGRQVKVFQNLKSGNGELMISKNKIPKGLYHYSLVLDGKIIDTKKMIIQ
- a CDS encoding cellulose synthase family protein, with protein sequence MIPQTIIIVIYTIALLLIFLYALAQLNLLFNYISAQKKCDDCSKFDLTNPDEIPYVTIQLPVYNEMYVMERLLNNIAEIDYPKDKLEIQVLDDSTDETVETTHKQIEGLKAAGLDIKQITRTDRSGFKAGALKEGLEVAKGEFIAIFDSDFLPKKDWLKRTVPYFKDDNIGVVQTRWGHINRNYSILTRIQAFALDAHFTLEQVGRNSKGHFINFNGTAGVWRKECIIDAGNWEGDTLTEDLDLSYRAQLKNWKFKYLENVETPAELPVVISAARSQQFRWNKGGAENFRKMMWKVLKNEKISAKTKVHGLLHLLNSTMFLNILIVAVLSIPMLYIKNEYAHLKPYFYVMSFFVMSTVIFFVCYWIMYKRIYGSGIKNFIRYIGMFFVFFSIAMGFSLHNSIAVLEGHLGKKSEFIRTPKFNINTLKDSWKNNKYIKKTVSVHVIFEGLLMAYFGFGMYSAFVVGDQGGDFGLFPFHLMLFLGFGYVFIKSLTSKV